The Dehalococcoidales bacterium genome contains a region encoding:
- a CDS encoding methyltransferase domain-containing protein: MFIFNYETIVDPILRDVRQSIARFAGMNAGNRVLDVCCGTGAQVLEYGRHGICATGIDIHPKMLNVAAKNRQRQGLANTSFQLGDAASLPYPDGYFDYASISFGLHDRDKASQDKAVSEMKRVVRQEGALVFIDFQVPLPGNIWARLARVVEFLAGGSHYRGFKGYLKNGGLEEILRNHRLREECRTCLKSGLVLILKAKTD; this comes from the coding sequence ATGTTCATATTCAACTACGAAACCATAGTAGACCCAATATTGAGAGATGTCAGGCAGTCCATAGCGCGGTTCGCCGGTATGAATGCCGGCAACAGGGTGCTGGATGTCTGCTGCGGGACCGGGGCGCAGGTCCTGGAATACGGGCGACATGGTATCTGCGCCACAGGGATAGACATACACCCGAAGATGTTGAATGTGGCTGCGAAGAACAGGCAGAGACAGGGTCTGGCAAACACTTCCTTCCAGCTAGGTGATGCAGCAAGCCTTCCTTATCCAGACGGTTACTTCGACTATGCATCCATATCTTTTGGACTGCATGATAGGGACAAGGCCAGTCAGGACAAAGCTGTTTCTGAAATGAAGAGGGTTGTCAGACAGGAGGGAGCCCTGGTCTTCATAGATTTTCAGGTCCCCCTGCCCGGGAATATCTGGGCAAGGTTAGCAAGGGTTGTAGAATTCCTTGCCGGTGGGTCCCACTATCGAGGGTTCAAGGGCTATCTGAAGAACGGTGGGTTAGAGGAGATACTCAGGAATCACCGTCTACGTGAAGAGTGCCGGACCTGTCTCAAGAGCGGACTGGTATTAATCCTCAAAGCAAAAACCGACTGA
- a CDS encoding DegV family protein, protein MTVRIVTDSVSDIPPQVVRELGITIVPLHVRFGTEVYRDGVDLTPDQFFDRLERSETLPVTSVPSPGAFAEAYDALAEETDQILAITVTAKLSGTHEVALQSTGLMKRKCRVEVVDSRMAVMAQGFVVINAARAAQSGASMEEILDIVNRSIPRVHFRAAFDTLEYLQRGGRIGKAQALLGSILKVNPVIGMKDGEVYPFGRERSRARAIDHLYHFAMSFDHIEEIAVEYATARDEAEMLVERLASRFPRERILLSRASPVISTHTGPSLLIVSVMGDSKE, encoded by the coding sequence ACAGTAAGGATTGTGACTGATAGTGTTTCCGACATACCCCCACAAGTGGTCCGGGAGCTGGGTATAACAATCGTCCCTCTACACGTTCGATTCGGGACCGAGGTCTACCGTGACGGCGTGGACCTTACTCCAGACCAGTTCTTTGACAGACTGGAGCGGTCTGAGACACTGCCGGTCACTTCGGTACCATCGCCGGGGGCATTCGCCGAAGCATACGATGCACTGGCTGAAGAAACGGACCAGATTCTGGCCATCACTGTTACTGCCAAGCTCAGTGGAACGCATGAAGTAGCCCTTCAGAGCACAGGGCTGATGAAGAGGAAATGCCGGGTAGAAGTCGTTGATTCCAGAATGGCAGTCATGGCACAAGGGTTTGTAGTTATCAATGCCGCGCGGGCAGCCCAATCGGGAGCCAGCATGGAAGAAATCCTGGATATAGTCAACCGCAGTATCCCGCGTGTACATTTCCGTGCGGCTTTTGACACTCTCGAGTATCTACAGCGAGGCGGACGTATTGGCAAGGCACAAGCATTACTGGGTTCAATACTCAAGGTGAACCCCGTAATCGGTATGAAGGACGGCGAGGTGTACCCTTTTGGCAGGGAACGCTCGCGAGCCAGGGCAATAGACCACCTGTATCATTTTGCCATGAGCTTTGACCACATTGAGGAGATAGCTGTAGAGTACGCCACTGCGCGTGACGAGGCGGAGATGCTTGTTGAACGGCTGGCCAGCCGGTTTCCCAGGGAGCGCATACTCCTTTCCAGAGCGAGCCCCGTAATCAGCACTCACACCGGCCCCAGCCTGCTCATCGTGTCAGTGATGGGAGACAGTAAGGAATAG